In Parasphingorhabdus halotolerans, a single window of DNA contains:
- a CDS encoding acyl-CoA thioesterase gives MKPLHEDQIQRRLSQALAHRSSVPPEKLIAGLLRTFDLKAGDEDEFIFPALNSTARERIFGGQVIAQAIVAADKTVDDEKRIHSLHSYFLRAGDETKPLHFRVHRDFDGRSISNRRVVVRQDNKVIFNLTASFQKPADGLNHQVPMPDVLPPQQCMSMMEHIARNPQVSDEHLERASLPRPFDVRSFRPEGKTEPARHYQWFKTVAPLPDDPLTHCAALAFASDMGLLSTSMIPHGLHWTTPGLFSTSLDHAMWFHDDFRMDQWICYVMDSDWTGHMRGLNRGSLYTQDGKLVASAVQEGLIRLTPPSD, from the coding sequence TTGAAGCCATTACATGAAGACCAGATCCAGCGACGACTGTCGCAGGCTTTGGCGCACCGCAGCTCTGTACCTCCAGAAAAACTGATTGCAGGTTTGCTGCGGACATTTGATCTGAAAGCAGGCGACGAAGATGAATTTATCTTTCCCGCGCTGAACTCGACAGCACGCGAACGCATTTTTGGCGGGCAGGTGATTGCGCAGGCTATCGTTGCTGCGGACAAAACGGTGGATGATGAAAAGCGTATCCATTCGCTCCATTCCTATTTCCTGCGCGCCGGAGATGAAACGAAGCCTTTGCATTTCCGGGTTCACCGGGACTTTGATGGACGCAGCATTTCCAACCGCAGGGTCGTTGTCCGGCAGGATAATAAAGTCATATTCAACCTGACGGCCTCCTTCCAAAAGCCCGCCGACGGGCTTAACCATCAGGTGCCAATGCCGGATGTCCTGCCACCCCAGCAGTGCATGAGCATGATGGAACATATAGCCCGCAACCCGCAGGTATCAGATGAGCATCTCGAGCGGGCAAGCTTGCCCCGGCCCTTTGATGTGCGCAGCTTCCGCCCGGAAGGAAAAACCGAGCCTGCGCGCCATTATCAATGGTTCAAGACCGTTGCCCCGCTGCCCGATGATCCGCTTACACATTGCGCGGCCCTGGCTTTCGCTTCGGATATGGGGTTGCTCTCGACTTCGATGATCCCGCACGGCCTGCACTGGACCACGCCCGGGCTATTCTCGACCAGTCTCGATCATGCCATGTGGTTCCACGATGATTTCAGGATGGACCAATGGATTTGCTATGTGATGGATAGCGACTGGACCGGCCATATGCGCGGTCTCAATCGCGGTTCGCTTTACACGCAGGATGGCAAGTTGGTTGCGTCCGCCGTGCAAGAGGGCCTTATCCGGTTGACACCACCAAGCGATTAA
- a CDS encoding thiolase family protein, with amino-acid sequence MREAVIVSYARTGLAKAGRGGFNITPPMTMAAHAIKHAVAKSGVESDFVDDSLMGNVAHGAPNIGRNAALLAGLPKTTAGATINRFCSSGMQAIAMAANHIRGDGADCVVAGGVESISMQGPRAPEGSIDQEILKIAPAIFMPMIETADIVAERYNVSRESQDEYSLQSQQRMAAAQEAGLFADEIVPMQTKMKLVDKETKEETIVDYTVDRDECNRPTTTLEGLSGLKPIMGEDKYITAGNASQLSDGAAAVLLMEAKEAERRGLEPLGRFVSWAVAGCEPDEMGIGPVFAVPKLLERQGLKVDDIDIWELNEAFASQCLYSRDKLGIDPAKYNVNGGSISIGHPFGMTGARCAGHLLQEGRRRKAKWGVVTMCIGGGQGGAGLFEIYS; translated from the coding sequence ATGCGTGAAGCCGTCATCGTATCCTATGCCCGCACGGGCCTTGCCAAAGCCGGGCGCGGTGGTTTCAATATCACCCCGCCAATGACGATGGCCGCTCATGCCATCAAGCATGCCGTTGCCAAATCCGGTGTGGAAAGCGATTTTGTCGATGATAGCCTGATGGGCAATGTTGCGCACGGCGCACCCAATATTGGGCGCAATGCAGCGCTGCTCGCCGGCCTTCCCAAAACCACGGCCGGTGCGACCATCAACCGCTTCTGTTCGTCGGGTATGCAGGCCATCGCCATGGCCGCCAACCATATCCGTGGCGATGGCGCCGATTGTGTTGTCGCGGGCGGCGTTGAGAGCATTTCAATGCAAGGCCCTCGTGCACCGGAAGGTTCTATCGATCAGGAAATCCTGAAAATTGCGCCAGCCATCTTCATGCCAATGATTGAAACTGCGGATATTGTGGCCGAACGCTATAATGTTAGCCGCGAATCTCAGGATGAATATTCGCTGCAATCGCAGCAGCGCATGGCAGCAGCCCAGGAAGCCGGGCTTTTTGCCGATGAAATCGTACCGATGCAGACCAAGATGAAACTGGTCGACAAGGAAACCAAGGAAGAAACGATAGTTGATTACACCGTTGATCGTGACGAGTGTAATCGCCCAACCACGACGCTGGAAGGCCTCTCGGGTCTGAAACCAATCATGGGCGAAGACAAATATATTACCGCCGGTAACGCCAGCCAATTGTCTGATGGTGCCGCTGCGGTCCTGCTGATGGAAGCCAAAGAAGCGGAACGGCGGGGACTGGAACCATTGGGCCGATTTGTATCCTGGGCCGTGGCCGGATGTGAACCCGACGAAATGGGCATTGGCCCAGTCTTTGCCGTCCCAAAACTGCTCGAACGTCAGGGTCTGAAAGTTGATGATATCGATATCTGGGAATTGAACGAAGCCTTTGCCAGCCAGTGTCTTTACAGCCGCGATAAGCTGGGCATTGATCCAGCGAAATATAATGTGAATGGCGGTTCCATCTCCATCGGCCATCCGTTTGGCATGACCGGTGCGCGCTGTGCCGGGCATTTGTTGCAGGAAGGCCGTCGGCGTAAAGCAAAATGGGGTGTTGTTACCATGTGCATTGGCGGCGGTCAGGGCGGCGCGGGACTGTTCGAGATATATTCCTGA
- a CDS encoding thiolase C-terminal domain-containing protein — MLMKTKLVDSASDDYVLPWTRKAITDAYRRAGIAGPEQLDVIETHDCFSVTEYMAIEHFGVTAPGEAWKAIEQGVIAFDGRLPVNPSGGLIGMGHPVGATGVRMMLDASKQVTGNAGDYQVEGAATVGTFNVGGSGTTNCAFVVGV; from the coding sequence ATGCTGATGAAAACAAAATTGGTTGATAGCGCCAGTGATGATTATGTTTTGCCGTGGACCCGCAAGGCGATCACCGACGCTTATCGCCGCGCTGGCATCGCCGGGCCTGAGCAGCTGGACGTGATTGAAACCCACGATTGTTTCTCGGTGACCGAATATATGGCGATTGAGCATTTCGGCGTCACCGCGCCGGGCGAAGCATGGAAGGCTATCGAGCAAGGCGTCATTGCCTTTGACGGCAGGCTTCCGGTCAATCCCTCCGGCGGCTTGATCGGTATGGGGCATCCGGTCGGCGCGACCGGCGTTCGCATGATGCTGGATGCATCCAAGCAAGTGACCGGGAATGCCGGTGATTATCAGGTAGAAGGCGCAGCGACGGTCGGCACGTTCAACGTCGGTGGATCGGGCACGACCAATTGTGCGTTTGTCGTGGGAGTTTAG
- a CDS encoding DUF1295 domain-containing protein, which produces MNLKLFIALVVTILLGGLVSLAGSQGGATAGAMPVFLICGIMAFAINWLAFIPANAAKTEKYYDLTGSFTYLSLMVVACVLSAPLDLRSGIIALMVVIWAMRLGSFLFLRIRDDGGDQRFDEIKKSPARFFLTWTMQAIWVLLTAASALVIITNSTRIPLDIFALFGIGLWIAGFAIEVISDRQKREFRKVPTNKGRFISTGLWAWSRHPNYFGEITLWTGVTIASLPVLSGWQWVTIISPIFVAFLIIRISGVPKLEASAKKKWGGEKIYQDYVASVPLVIPRPPKG; this is translated from the coding sequence ATGAACCTGAAATTATTCATCGCTTTAGTCGTAACGATACTCCTTGGCGGACTGGTCTCGCTGGCTGGCAGTCAGGGCGGAGCAACCGCTGGCGCAATGCCGGTCTTTTTAATCTGCGGCATCATGGCCTTTGCGATTAACTGGCTGGCATTTATCCCGGCCAATGCCGCAAAGACAGAGAAATATTATGATCTGACAGGCTCCTTCACTTATTTGTCGTTGATGGTGGTGGCTTGCGTTCTGTCAGCACCGCTTGATCTGCGTTCCGGGATTATTGCGCTGATGGTTGTTATCTGGGCGATGCGACTGGGGTCATTTCTGTTTCTGCGCATCCGCGACGATGGCGGCGACCAGCGCTTCGACGAAATAAAAAAATCCCCCGCCCGTTTTTTTCTGACCTGGACGATGCAAGCCATTTGGGTGCTGCTGACTGCCGCCAGTGCTCTGGTGATTATCACCAACAGCACAAGGATACCGCTGGATATATTTGCCCTTTTCGGCATCGGACTTTGGATTGCCGGCTTTGCCATCGAAGTGATATCCGACAGGCAAAAGCGGGAATTCCGAAAAGTGCCGACCAACAAGGGGCGTTTTATCTCCACCGGCCTATGGGCATGGTCCCGGCATCCCAATTATTTTGGCGAAATAACATTATGGACCGGTGTGACCATCGCATCTTTGCCGGTGCTCAGCGGCTGGCAATGGGTGACGATCATATCGCCCATATTCGTTGCCTTCCTGATCATCCGCATCAGTGGCGTTCCGAAACTGGAAGCGAGTGCGAAGAAAAAATGGGGCGGTGAAAAAATATATCAAGACTATGTTGCATCGGTCCCGCTGGTGATACCGCGGCCGCCCAAGGGTTAA
- a CDS encoding DUF11 domain-containing protein, whose amino-acid sequence MLRRSVLYLSLLLAAVVLPAIVAFADLRTPAPPGWYDPDGVSTGQDWHYRVPVTLPATSSINSTAKVNVNFTTIMTQLGISGTFDVNSVRVVRPNGTLATIQEYTDGIFNDATDAANNNRGEIKWIVQDGGTQTYYIYFDITQNGAKTANPQTPINANFERGTTGQVNPTGWSGTAVTNYDAQVRPNETVSVADNTTVNTNGNANTGSFSYLIGSRTNADSNGTDRAVLTRTIAVPATNPGNLTVRWKPQGWDSSANSATQWDYLRIEIVGGTTTEIVGPTAGNYVMRPFSPNFGTSAANTGRSGYGPYNGWDMTTTGVHTAGMTVANGSEPWWSHSASLAAYAGQTVTVRFSSNHAASFRSWFMIDDMEWSIVNGTLGTPEGFGVVTTLPANASTLAPGQSLTITAQVDARPTAATNPVTANVYNQAGTLVGSNILLYNDGTHGDVTAGDAIWTNNNSVPAQPTYTIPLGTATTTGWIVRVFAKDASASTIGAQNGLVHRNGLPIPEIEANYWNIDEITFNVTRANISVTKISRVLSDPVNGVTNPKAIPGATLQYCILITNGAGATATAITATDTLPSDVTYVTGSMTSGANCSALTYAEDEDASGADESDPYGASISGSVITANAVSLAPSSAFALVFRVTID is encoded by the coding sequence ATGTTGCGTCGATCAGTTCTCTATCTTAGTCTGCTATTGGCCGCTGTTGTGCTTCCGGCCATAGTGGCTTTTGCTGACCTCAGGACCCCGGCACCACCGGGATGGTATGATCCTGACGGTGTTTCTACCGGACAGGATTGGCATTATCGCGTACCAGTTACCCTTCCCGCTACATCCAGCATCAACAGCACCGCCAAGGTCAATGTGAACTTTACAACCATAATGACTCAATTGGGAATCAGCGGGACATTTGACGTAAACTCGGTCCGTGTTGTCCGGCCAAATGGCACATTGGCCACCATACAGGAATATACCGACGGGATATTTAACGATGCCACCGATGCCGCCAATAACAACCGCGGCGAGATCAAGTGGATAGTTCAGGATGGCGGTACGCAAACCTATTATATTTATTTTGATATCACTCAAAATGGCGCAAAAACTGCAAACCCGCAAACTCCAATCAATGCAAACTTCGAGCGCGGAACGACGGGACAAGTAAATCCGACTGGTTGGAGTGGAACGGCCGTCACGAACTACGATGCCCAAGTCAGGCCCAACGAAACAGTCAGTGTTGCAGACAATACAACCGTCAACACCAATGGTAATGCCAATACCGGTAGTTTTTCCTATCTGATCGGATCGCGGACCAACGCCGATAGTAACGGAACAGATCGTGCCGTGCTAACGCGGACAATCGCAGTTCCGGCAACCAATCCTGGGAACCTAACGGTGCGCTGGAAACCCCAGGGATGGGACAGCTCAGCAAATAGTGCGACGCAGTGGGACTATTTACGGATTGAGATTGTTGGAGGAACAACGACTGAAATAGTGGGGCCGACGGCGGGCAACTATGTAATGCGGCCTTTCAGCCCCAATTTCGGAACGAGCGCGGCAAATACCGGGCGATCCGGCTATGGTCCCTATAATGGCTGGGACATGACGACGACAGGAGTCCATACCGCTGGTATGACCGTCGCAAACGGCAGCGAACCTTGGTGGTCGCACTCGGCATCACTGGCTGCTTATGCCGGCCAAACCGTAACGGTGCGTTTTTCATCCAACCATGCGGCCTCTTTTCGCAGCTGGTTCATGATCGATGATATGGAATGGTCGATTGTCAACGGTACGCTCGGCACACCGGAGGGGTTTGGCGTGGTCACGACCTTGCCTGCCAATGCCAGCACATTGGCACCGGGACAGTCCTTAACCATCACAGCGCAAGTGGACGCCCGGCCGACAGCGGCGACCAATCCCGTAACAGCCAATGTTTACAATCAAGCGGGTACTTTGGTCGGATCAAACATCCTTCTCTATAATGATGGCACGCATGGAGATGTGACCGCTGGCGATGCGATCTGGACCAACAATAACAGTGTCCCGGCACAACCGACTTACACGATCCCGCTTGGTACAGCCACTACGACAGGTTGGATTGTCCGCGTCTTTGCCAAGGATGCGAGCGCGAGCACGATCGGCGCGCAAAATGGTCTGGTCCATCGCAACGGTCTACCAATTCCGGAAATTGAGGCGAACTACTGGAATATTGACGAAATTACCTTCAACGTCACGCGCGCCAATATCTCCGTTACAAAAATCAGCCGCGTGCTGAGCGATCCGGTTAACGGTGTTACCAATCCCAAGGCGATTCCCGGGGCGACGCTGCAATATTGCATTTTGATCACCAATGGCGCGGGGGCGACCGCGACGGCGATAACGGCTACCGATACGCTGCCGTCCGATGTCACGTACGTCACTGGTTCCATGACCAGCGGTGCCAATTGTTCCGCCCTGACATACGCGGAAGATGAAGACGCCTCGGGTGCTGACGAAAGCGACCCCTATGGCGCTTCCATTAGTGGTTCGGTCATAACCGCCAATGCTGTATCATTGGCGCCATCCAGTGCGTTTGCTTTGGTTTTTCGAGTGACAATCGACTAA
- a CDS encoding TonB-dependent receptor: MKNLGVNLRKTVSQRRCSAALLAGTALSMLATPAWAQTADEAEVEENVIIVSGIRASLASALNEERAADSLIEVIKAEDIGKLPDQNLAEVLENVTGVQITRTAGVGTGVQIRGSNDNRIEINGVGTVGAGSGRSGINFEDINAAIIAAVEVIKAPTAKTTEGSVGGTINLRTIRPLEVSDMIVSARVQGEYSELSDSVTPRISGSFANKWEIGAGEIGIVLSGSYAEQEATSFRPRVDRDGGLVENVGATVIRNGRIENQATRRPAAQAFDFLGIQFLNQELENFEYSTINFAGTLEWAPSDNLKFYFDTIYNDQERRQDSSRIQGSGVSALLNFNVPNTFQTVNFGSLDGVNLGSIEAAETGSIAVNLAADGDDPNLRFSSDVGARITKTEMYRLGSEFETGLFSATVEASRAISNSRNPDLSTTLNFLNPNTPIGTGNDNAVPFAYDLSGGSLAFGIDSSSPFAPTAAQLLDPNNVVLNAVNVGNNTSRNKEDAFRLDMALDLQDLTSFLSSFEWGYRFNKRSSSFRDIGANLSLSRLSDSPNGSFFSDLLVAGPNNFGDADGRSLFFGDFLLIDPDKAFSDQAGTIAALQQAITAYGGTRQLGATAEANGGFFSINETTHAVYGQLNFEAGPVRGNLGLRWVNTSLASTGNIVNTAGDIIDSPVTRGGYTKLLPRLNVAADLSENLLLRGSFGQDINRPDFNKLSTSVSFGTSENASVSIGNPNLAPETVTSFDASLDWYFAPSSVISVGIFHKKRKNLFVTRLEDVEFTTIGGLPFRDITAPCEGGGIFNPIANRGISSPDTGVGACVPIETTINDTGSTTQTGIEVALQYDLSQFEDKLGFASGFGLQANYTYQKFGGGDAINTSAARGTDVFNAINGIYNDANFVPVTAKQGLLEFSKHSYNITGYYEKYGLSARLRYTWRSAFRTEDTVGGASLASIFGFNAVTAARGQLNGGINYDVTENINIGVEGVNLTKSKIRQYCVNDGALLCFEGLPDRRLTAGVSVKF; this comes from the coding sequence ATGAAAAATCTTGGGGTAAATTTGCGCAAGACTGTTTCACAGCGACGCTGTTCGGCGGCACTTCTGGCTGGAACTGCTTTGTCGATGTTGGCGACGCCAGCTTGGGCGCAAACCGCTGATGAAGCTGAAGTTGAAGAAAATGTGATTATCGTTTCCGGGATTCGTGCTTCTCTTGCCAGCGCGTTGAATGAGGAACGGGCTGCGGACAGCTTAATAGAAGTTATTAAGGCAGAGGATATCGGTAAGCTGCCCGATCAAAATCTTGCTGAAGTTCTAGAAAACGTCACTGGCGTTCAAATTACCAGAACCGCAGGTGTCGGTACCGGTGTTCAAATTCGTGGCTCCAATGATAACCGAATTGAAATCAATGGTGTTGGAACCGTGGGCGCTGGCAGCGGTCGCAGCGGTATAAATTTTGAAGATATCAATGCAGCCATCATCGCTGCCGTGGAAGTAATCAAGGCGCCGACAGCAAAAACCACAGAAGGTTCCGTTGGTGGTACGATCAATTTGCGCACCATTCGCCCTCTTGAGGTGTCAGACATGATTGTCAGTGCGCGAGTACAAGGCGAATATAGCGAGCTTTCCGATAGTGTTACTCCTCGCATCTCAGGAAGCTTTGCCAATAAATGGGAAATTGGCGCAGGTGAAATCGGTATCGTTCTCAGCGGTAGCTATGCTGAGCAAGAAGCAACATCATTTCGTCCCCGCGTCGACCGTGACGGTGGTCTTGTTGAGAATGTTGGAGCGACCGTTATTAGAAATGGTCGAATAGAAAATCAGGCAACTAGGCGTCCAGCCGCGCAAGCCTTTGACTTTCTTGGTATCCAGTTCTTAAACCAAGAACTGGAGAATTTTGAATATAGCACGATAAATTTTGCGGGTACTCTTGAATGGGCACCAAGCGACAATTTGAAGTTTTATTTTGACACGATTTATAATGATCAGGAACGTAGACAGGACAGCTCGCGTATTCAGGGGTCGGGCGTCAGCGCATTACTAAACTTCAATGTACCCAATACATTTCAAACCGTTAATTTTGGTTCGCTGGACGGTGTAAATTTGGGTAGCATTGAAGCCGCCGAAACCGGCTCCATTGCTGTAAACCTTGCTGCTGATGGCGATGATCCAAATCTTCGTTTTTCAAGTGATGTTGGTGCGCGGATTACAAAAACAGAAATGTACAGACTTGGTAGTGAATTCGAAACCGGCCTCTTTTCCGCTACGGTTGAAGCCTCGCGTGCAATTTCAAACTCTAGAAACCCCGACTTGAGTACGACGCTAAATTTCCTAAACCCCAACACTCCGATTGGAACCGGAAATGATAACGCGGTACCTTTCGCTTATGATTTGTCTGGAGGATCACTGGCGTTCGGTATAGATTCTTCGTCGCCATTTGCGCCAACAGCAGCACAGTTGCTCGATCCCAATAATGTTGTACTTAACGCCGTTAATGTCGGAAATAATACATCGCGAAATAAGGAGGATGCATTCCGCCTTGATATGGCTTTGGATTTGCAAGATTTAACATCTTTCCTGTCTTCTTTTGAATGGGGCTATCGCTTTAATAAACGGTCAAGCAGCTTTAGAGATATCGGTGCAAATTTGAGCTTAAGTCGCCTTTCTGACAGCCCTAATGGTTCATTCTTCTCCGATCTTTTGGTCGCTGGGCCCAATAATTTCGGTGATGCCGATGGTCGAAGCCTGTTTTTTGGTGATTTCTTGCTGATTGACCCAGATAAGGCTTTTAGTGACCAAGCCGGTACAATCGCTGCCTTGCAACAGGCAATTACCGCTTATGGCGGCACGAGGCAGCTCGGCGCAACTGCTGAAGCCAATGGCGGTTTCTTTTCAATTAATGAAACCACTCATGCAGTATATGGCCAGTTGAATTTTGAAGCAGGACCAGTTCGCGGAAACCTTGGTCTGCGGTGGGTAAACACGTCTTTGGCATCAACTGGTAACATTGTTAACACAGCGGGCGATATTATTGATTCGCCAGTTACAAGAGGTGGCTACACAAAATTATTACCACGGTTGAATGTTGCAGCTGATTTATCTGAGAATTTGTTGCTGCGTGGAAGTTTCGGCCAAGACATTAACCGCCCTGACTTCAACAAATTATCAACATCAGTTTCTTTCGGAACAAGTGAGAATGCTTCGGTGTCAATCGGCAACCCGAACCTCGCTCCTGAAACCGTGACATCGTTTGATGCATCACTAGATTGGTATTTTGCGCCTTCATCGGTAATCAGCGTTGGTATTTTCCACAAGAAACGCAAAAACTTATTCGTGACACGGCTTGAAGATGTTGAATTTACTACAATTGGCGGACTTCCTTTCCGTGATATTACGGCTCCCTGTGAAGGCGGTGGTATATTTAATCCAATTGCAAACCGGGGTATAAGTTCTCCTGACACTGGTGTGGGTGCTTGTGTGCCGATTGAGACAACAATCAACGATACTGGCAGCACAACACAAACCGGTATTGAAGTTGCATTGCAATATGATCTTTCGCAATTTGAAGACAAGCTTGGTTTCGCATCTGGCTTTGGCCTCCAAGCAAATTATACGTATCAAAAATTTGGTGGTGGTGATGCGATAAACACTTCTGCTGCACGGGGAACTGATGTCTTCAATGCGATAAATGGTATCTATAACGACGCCAACTTTGTTCCGGTTACTGCAAAGCAGGGGCTGCTGGAGTTCTCCAAGCATTCATACAATATTACCGGATATTATGAAAAATACGGCCTGTCGGCTCGCTTGCGTTACACATGGCGCAGTGCGTTCCGTACCGAGGACACCGTGGGTGGTGCGTCATTGGCAAGTATCTTTGGCTTCAATGCCGTTACAGCAGCCAGAGGACAGCTCAACGGCGGTATCAACTATGACGTGACGGAAAATATCAATATCGGCGTTGAAGGTGTGAACCTGACCAAATCGAAAATTCGCCAATATTGTGTGAACGATGGCGCGTTGCTCTGCTTTGAAGGATTGCCTGACCGACGTTTGACCGCGGGCGTCAGCGTTAAGTTCTGA
- a CDS encoding FadR/GntR family transcriptional regulator gives MKRLYLSITQDIISDIKEGHYPVGTRLPCERELAKKLSVSRVTIREAQIALEAEGYIEKDRSGAFVKRRDISFVSELPEMSAFELTAARAVFEPEAAALAATNITDAGLEELRLLIQAMANSNPETDDSGEDVDKKFHLTIARLSGNAAVEHIIQTLWRIRNEVPQVSSVYAKVCRVDGAARTEEHAAILDALYRRDPPAARSAMRLHFDRLFQEMLTVTENDALEEIKRESRENRQKYLRVTQI, from the coding sequence ATGAAACGATTATACCTTTCGATCACGCAAGATATCATAAGCGACATTAAAGAGGGGCACTATCCCGTCGGCACCCGCCTGCCATGTGAGCGCGAATTGGCGAAAAAGTTGAGTGTTAGCCGGGTAACGATCCGAGAAGCACAAATTGCTCTTGAAGCAGAAGGTTATATAGAAAAAGATCGCTCGGGTGCATTTGTAAAAAGGCGGGATATCAGTTTCGTTAGCGAGTTGCCCGAAATGAGTGCGTTTGAACTGACGGCTGCTCGTGCCGTTTTTGAACCAGAAGCCGCCGCTCTGGCAGCGACAAACATCACGGATGCGGGTTTGGAAGAACTGCGATTGTTAATCCAGGCGATGGCAAATTCCAATCCCGAGACTGACGATAGCGGAGAAGACGTCGACAAAAAATTTCACCTCACAATCGCGCGCCTGTCAGGCAATGCAGCTGTTGAACATATAATCCAGACATTATGGCGTATTCGAAATGAGGTTCCGCAGGTTAGCAGTGTATATGCCAAAGTGTGTCGGGTTGATGGTGCAGCAAGGACGGAAGAACATGCAGCAATACTGGACGCACTTTACCGACGAGACCCTCCTGCCGCTCGCTCTGCCATGCGTTTACATTTTGATCGGTTGTTTCAGGAAATGCTGACAGTGACCGAAAATGACGCCTTAGAAGAGATCAAACGCGAAAGCAGAGAGAATCGTCAGAAGTACCTTCGTGTCACACAGATATAA
- a CDS encoding TRAP transporter substrate-binding protein, with protein MDQSYQEYSGDDLIDSGKLFSRRKILGGAAATALLAGCKQSSVRTLRAAEFHPPNYPTSQAILEMGRLMGLYSNGTLGLKLYAGSQLGSERDTLELTTFGGIDINRVALAPLNSIEPMTSIPALPFIFNNVAHMRAAMDGAPGQTVMTSLERHGLIGLCYYDSGARSFYNTKKPIRTPEDMAGMKLRVQNSDLYISLVEALGANPTPMPLGEVYQSLVQGVVDGAENNWPSYFEGRHFEVAKYYSLTRHVIAPEVLIMSAQSWHRLSEKDQEIIQRSAKESVPVMRELWDAKTKEAQENIIAAKVAVNEVDDKEAFVERMKPVWDEYVQSPAQKRLVDEIREMGADHA; from the coding sequence ATGGATCAATCTTATCAAGAATATAGCGGAGACGATCTGATAGATTCTGGAAAACTATTCTCACGGCGAAAAATACTGGGCGGTGCTGCGGCAACGGCGCTGCTTGCTGGGTGCAAGCAATCGTCCGTCAGAACTCTGCGTGCAGCCGAGTTTCATCCGCCCAATTATCCTACCTCGCAAGCCATTCTTGAAATGGGTCGGCTTATGGGACTCTATTCAAATGGTACACTGGGGCTGAAACTTTACGCGGGCAGCCAGTTGGGCTCGGAACGTGACACGCTTGAGCTGACAACATTTGGCGGTATCGACATTAACCGTGTCGCGCTTGCGCCGTTGAACAGTATTGAGCCGATGACATCGATACCGGCGTTGCCATTCATATTCAACAATGTCGCTCATATGCGCGCCGCGATGGACGGTGCGCCAGGTCAAACAGTAATGACCTCGCTAGAAAGACACGGGTTGATCGGGCTTTGTTATTATGATTCCGGAGCGCGATCATTCTATAATACCAAAAAACCTATTCGCACCCCCGAAGATATGGCGGGTATGAAGCTGCGTGTTCAGAATTCGGATCTCTATATATCGCTGGTTGAGGCATTGGGAGCCAACCCGACGCCGATGCCACTGGGTGAAGTTTATCAGTCTCTGGTGCAGGGGGTTGTCGATGGCGCCGAGAATAATTGGCCGTCCTATTTTGAAGGACGGCATTTTGAGGTTGCGAAATATTATAGCCTGACGCGGCATGTAATTGCCCCGGAGGTTCTGATTATGTCAGCCCAAAGCTGGCACCGGCTATCCGAGAAGGATCAGGAAATCATTCAACGATCAGCCAAAGAGTCGGTCCCCGTCATGCGCGAATTGTGGGATGCAAAAACCAAAGAGGCTCAGGAAAACATCATTGCAGCCAAGGTTGCAGTCAATGAAGTCGATGACAAAGAAGCTTTTGTCGAACGGATGAAACCGGTTTGGGATGAATATGTGCAATCGCCCGCGCAGAAACGGTTGGTTGACGAAATACGCGAGATGGGAGCCGATCATGCTTGA
- a CDS encoding TRAP transporter small permease, with protein sequence MLEKVTAFNSRLCHLILWLSAAGLVAMTFIIGWQVFARYVLNDSPSWSEQASLILMIWYAVIAAAAGFHEGFHIRILAVQTSVSEPVARAMRLLAEAVVIICGVMMLIWGIELTGIISSHVIPSLGISRSWAYLPLPISGALIILFAGTRFAGEIIRPGWTAEKPVESQMNQAGTN encoded by the coding sequence ATGCTTGAGAAGGTCACTGCGTTTAATAGCCGGCTTTGTCATCTGATATTGTGGCTCAGCGCTGCTGGATTGGTTGCGATGACATTCATCATCGGCTGGCAGGTATTTGCGCGTTACGTGCTGAACGACAGCCCGAGCTGGTCCGAGCAGGCATCACTTATACTGATGATCTGGTATGCTGTAATCGCCGCTGCGGCAGGTTTTCATGAAGGATTCCACATTCGTATCCTCGCTGTGCAAACTTCTGTCTCTGAACCGGTAGCGCGAGCGATGCGCCTGCTGGCTGAAGCAGTTGTCATCATTTGCGGTGTAATGATGCTGATCTGGGGTATTGAACTGACCGGCATCATATCAAGCCATGTAATCCCGTCCCTTGGTATTTCCCGATCATGGGCATATTTGCCGCTACCGATTTCCGGCGCACTGATTATCCTTTTTGCTGGTACGAGATTTGCCGGAGAAATTATTCGTCCAGGCTGGACAGCCGAGAAGCCAGTCGAGTCACAAATGAATCAGGCGGGGACCAATTAG